From one Paenibacillus terrae HPL-003 genomic stretch:
- a CDS encoding ABC transporter substrate-binding protein, with product MKLLYKSAGILMLAGAFALSGCSGGGGESKNQAVNPDQDTNFNKTGLPIVKEAVSLKMVSPKAALAPNYSEMEIFKRLEKQTNVKIDWENIPDTDFTEKKNLLLASGDLPDAFYGAGFSDYELINYGKDGTIIPLENLIDQYAPNLKALLNRRPDIKTAITAPDGHIYGLPSWEENNLDTNPFFHVINKNWLDKLGLKVPQTLDEYTQALIAFKTKDPNGNGKADEIPLSFMHMQWCSDIAGAFGAFGLPDNLEHRIVREGKVIFTASQPQYKEALKYIHDNWYKQGLIDPESFTQDAAQYLAKGKTPDETLGSYVWWEVEEVVGPERSKDYVLLPPLKGPNGDQMIGRSNGGGPGRGSFVITKENRYPAMTMRWIDQQYDPYMAAQIHWGPLNVVFKKDEKGKLVNLPLPKGASAGEFRQKVAPGTGNPGVITIDDFGKVVDMEPRAQKRADYLEKYYTPYMKKENYPSIFFEPDELDKINRIEPELIKYVNTQRGKFIVDGGVDEQWDSYVKTLEKMGLNELMEIYQKGLDRYNANFKIK from the coding sequence ATGAAATTGTTATACAAAAGTGCCGGGATTCTAATGCTGGCCGGAGCATTTGCGCTTAGCGGATGTTCGGGAGGCGGTGGCGAGTCAAAAAATCAGGCGGTAAATCCGGATCAGGATACGAATTTTAATAAAACCGGTCTTCCGATTGTTAAAGAAGCGGTGTCGTTAAAGATGGTATCCCCGAAAGCCGCTTTAGCGCCGAATTACTCGGAAATGGAAATTTTTAAGCGGCTGGAAAAACAAACAAACGTAAAGATTGACTGGGAGAACATTCCGGATACTGACTTCACAGAGAAGAAAAATTTGTTGTTGGCCAGCGGAGATTTGCCAGACGCATTTTACGGAGCTGGATTCTCGGATTACGAGCTAATCAATTACGGTAAAGACGGAACCATCATTCCGCTGGAGAATTTAATTGATCAATATGCGCCTAACTTGAAAGCGCTTCTTAATCGTCGACCCGACATTAAAACAGCCATCACAGCGCCGGATGGGCACATCTACGGACTGCCATCGTGGGAGGAGAATAACCTAGATACCAACCCCTTCTTTCACGTCATTAATAAAAATTGGCTCGATAAGCTGGGCCTGAAAGTACCTCAGACGCTGGATGAATACACGCAGGCTTTGATTGCCTTTAAAACGAAGGATCCGAACGGCAATGGCAAGGCTGATGAAATCCCATTAAGCTTTATGCATATGCAATGGTGTAGTGATATTGCCGGCGCATTCGGAGCTTTCGGTCTTCCAGATAATTTGGAACATCGGATCGTCCGCGAAGGCAAAGTGATCTTTACCGCTTCACAACCTCAATATAAGGAAGCATTAAAATATATCCATGATAACTGGTATAAGCAGGGCTTGATTGACCCTGAATCGTTCACCCAGGACGCCGCTCAGTATTTAGCAAAAGGCAAAACACCAGATGAAACGCTTGGCTCCTACGTTTGGTGGGAAGTCGAAGAGGTTGTCGGACCGGAGCGCAGTAAGGATTATGTTCTGCTGCCCCCGCTTAAAGGCCCAAATGGAGATCAAATGATCGGCCGCAGCAACGGCGGCGGTCCGGGACGAGGTAGCTTCGTGATTACAAAGGAGAACCGATATCCGGCAATGACGATGCGTTGGATTGATCAACAGTATGACCCTTACATGGCGGCTCAAATTCACTGGGGTCCGTTGAATGTCGTATTCAAGAAGGACGAAAAAGGAAAATTGGTGAACCTGCCGCTTCCTAAGGGAGCCTCCGCAGGTGAATTCCGTCAAAAAGTGGCTCCAGGCACAGGCAATCCGGGCGTCATTACGATCGATGACTTCGGAAAAGTTGTTGATATGGAACCCCGAGCTCAGAAGCGTGCTGATTATTTGGAGAAATATTACACTCCATATATGAAAAAGGAAAACTATCCGAGTATCTTCTTTGAGCCGGATGAACTAGATAAAATCAATCGGATTGAGCCAGAACTTATTAAATATGTAAATACCCAAAGAGGCAAGTTCATCGTTGATGGCGGCGTGGATGAGCAGTGGGACAGCTATGTGAAGACACTGGAGAAGATGGGTCTGAACGAATTAATGGAGATCTATCAAAAAGGGCTAGACCGTTATAATGCAAATTTTAAAATTAAATAA
- a CDS encoding carbohydrate ABC transporter permease encodes MNQLLKRKSKGDIWFDIINYVMLTIVMLLVLFPLYFVLIASFSDPNLIYSGEVWFFPKGFTLDGYGRIFSDSSIWIGYANSILYAGLGTVIGVAVTVCAAYPLARKGLAGKSVIMWFLLISMFFSGGLIPTYLLIKDLHMLNTIWALVIPGAGGVFNVIIVRTFFQSTIPDEMWEAASIDGCSNTRFFWSIVLPLSKSVIAVMVLYHVVGFWNGFFDALIYLNDENKYPLQLVLRNILVQNQANSGMMIDVESYAAKMRVTELIKYGVIMVSSLPLLILYPFLQKYFVKGVMIGSIKG; translated from the coding sequence TTGAATCAATTATTAAAGCGAAAAAGCAAGGGAGACATATGGTTTGACATCATCAATTACGTCATGTTGACCATAGTGATGCTGCTTGTATTATTCCCGTTGTATTTTGTGTTGATTGCTTCATTCAGTGATCCCAATCTCATCTACTCAGGAGAAGTATGGTTTTTTCCAAAGGGTTTTACACTGGATGGATACGGGCGGATATTCAGCGATTCATCTATATGGATTGGCTATGCCAATTCGATTTTGTATGCGGGTCTAGGAACAGTAATCGGAGTAGCCGTGACCGTATGTGCAGCTTATCCGTTAGCTCGTAAAGGACTGGCGGGAAAGTCAGTGATTATGTGGTTTTTACTGATCTCCATGTTTTTTAGTGGAGGGCTGATCCCTACCTATTTGCTGATCAAAGATCTTCACATGCTAAATACGATCTGGGCACTTGTTATTCCTGGAGCGGGTGGTGTGTTCAATGTCATTATCGTAAGGACTTTTTTTCAGTCGACCATCCCGGATGAAATGTGGGAGGCAGCTTCGATCGATGGTTGTTCCAACACCAGATTTTTTTGGAGCATCGTATTGCCTTTGTCTAAATCCGTTATAGCCGTAATGGTACTGTATCATGTTGTCGGCTTCTGGAATGGTTTCTTTGACGCTTTGATCTACTTGAACGACGAAAACAAATACCCGTTACAACTGGTTCTTCGCAACATTCTCGTCCAAAATCAGGCCAACTCGGGCATGATGATCGACGTGGAATCTTACGCAGCGAAGATGCGCGTTACAGAGCTTATCAAATATGGTGTCATCATGGTATCCAGTCTGCCGTTGCTGATTTTGTATCCTTTCCTGCAAAAATACTTTGTTAAAGGCGTGATGATCGGCTCGATCAAAGGCTAA
- a CDS encoding ABC transporter permease encodes MVNSRTSELDHSTIKPNRKIWNQIKRDYELYLFLLPIIIIYLVFKYYPMYGIQIAFKDFSPSRGIWGSEWVGFKHFIDFFDSYNFWTIMTNTLTLSVLSLVFSFPAPIIIAIMLNQMLAKRYKKIVQTVIYAPHFISTVVLVGMLNIFLSPNSGIVNHIITLFGGDPIMFMANEGWFRPLYILSGVWQETGFSTIIYLAALAGVNPELHEAAIMDGASKWKRVMHVDIPSILPTIVILLILALGNIMGIGFEKAFLMQNDLNYATSNIIPTYVYEIGIQKAQYSFSTAIGLFNSVVNIILIITVNRIAKKLTETSLW; translated from the coding sequence ATGGTGAATTCAAGAACTAGCGAGTTAGATCATTCCACGATCAAGCCAAATCGCAAAATATGGAACCAGATCAAACGCGACTATGAACTGTATCTGTTTTTACTGCCAATCATTATTATTTATCTCGTATTTAAGTACTATCCGATGTATGGCATACAAATTGCTTTTAAGGATTTTTCACCAAGTCGGGGGATCTGGGGAAGCGAGTGGGTAGGATTTAAGCACTTTATTGATTTTTTCGATTCCTATAACTTCTGGACGATCATGACCAATACGCTTACACTCAGTGTTCTATCGCTTGTGTTTAGCTTCCCAGCTCCGATTATTATAGCGATTATGCTCAATCAGATGTTGGCCAAGAGATACAAGAAAATTGTACAGACCGTAATTTATGCACCACACTTTATTTCTACCGTAGTGCTTGTCGGTATGCTTAATATTTTTCTGTCTCCAAACAGCGGAATCGTGAATCACATCATCACGTTGTTCGGTGGAGACCCAATTATGTTTATGGCCAACGAAGGTTGGTTCCGTCCTTTGTATATATTATCAGGGGTTTGGCAAGAGACAGGTTTTTCCACCATTATTTATCTTGCTGCTCTGGCAGGGGTCAATCCGGAATTGCATGAAGCCGCGATAATGGATGGAGCAAGCAAATGGAAGCGCGTAATGCATGTGGATATTCCAAGCATTTTGCCGACGATCGTCATCTTATTGATTCTCGCACTCGGTAACATTATGGGCATCGGTTTTGAAAAGGCTTTCCTAATGCAAAACGATTTGAATTATGCTACCTCCAATATTATTCCGACCTATGTTTATGAAATCGGGATTCAAAAGGCACAATACAGCTTTTCTACAGCAATTGGTCTGTTTAATTCAGTTGTAAATATTATCCTGATAATCACCGTAAACCGGATCGCCAAAAAGTTGACGGAAACCAGCCTGTGGTAA
- a CDS encoding LacI family DNA-binding transcriptional regulator gives MPSIKDVAKIAGVAVGTVSRVINNSGSVKPDTRKKVEKAIQELNYFPNEVARNFKMRKSKMVALLLPSIWHPFFSELAYYIEDELDREGFKLMLCNSGGKPEKELYYLDMLRQNKVAGIVGITYNDIENSVSNDIPILSIDRHFNKKITCVTSDNYEGGRLALRELVKAGAQRPAFLGSVTSVFSETMNRRKGFIDEAKKLGVDYVVYEKPDPIVDDDAYFGEFLYKHQDVDGIFAITDMLAAKYIERVGRQGIRVPEDVKVIGYDGIQDHPYFHPILSTIRQPVEEMARMTIRLLYKKIEGKTLDQQVYRLPVIFRQGETT, from the coding sequence ATGCCAAGTATTAAAGATGTAGCTAAGATAGCTGGCGTAGCTGTGGGAACGGTGTCCCGCGTTATTAACAACTCGGGCTCTGTAAAACCAGATACACGCAAAAAAGTGGAGAAAGCTATACAAGAACTGAATTATTTTCCTAATGAAGTCGCTCGAAATTTCAAGATGAGGAAATCCAAGATGGTAGCCTTGCTGCTTCCAAGTATCTGGCATCCTTTTTTTTCTGAGCTGGCTTATTACATTGAGGATGAGTTGGATCGGGAAGGCTTTAAGCTTATGCTATGTAATAGCGGCGGCAAGCCCGAAAAGGAACTGTATTATCTGGATATGCTACGGCAAAACAAAGTGGCTGGTATTGTCGGCATTACTTACAATGATATAGAGAACAGCGTAAGCAATGACATTCCGATTCTAAGTATTGACAGGCATTTCAACAAAAAAATCACCTGTGTGACCTCGGATAATTATGAGGGAGGGCGTCTGGCTTTGAGGGAACTTGTTAAAGCGGGAGCTCAGAGACCAGCTTTTTTGGGAAGTGTAACTTCCGTTTTTAGTGAAACCATGAATCGAAGAAAAGGGTTCATTGATGAGGCGAAAAAATTAGGTGTCGACTATGTTGTATACGAGAAGCCAGACCCTATTGTGGACGACGATGCCTATTTTGGCGAATTTCTATATAAGCATCAGGATGTGGACGGCATTTTCGCTATTACCGATATGTTAGCCGCCAAATATATAGAAAGAGTAGGTAGACAGGGTATTCGTGTTCCAGAGGATGTAAAGGTCATTGGTTACGATGGCATTCAGGATCATCCTTATTTTCATCCGATATTGTCCACCATCAGGCAGCCAGTGGAGGAGATGGCACGTATGACAATCAGACTGCTGTATAAAAAGATTGAGGGTAAAACTTTAGATCAGCAAGTGTATCGTCTCCCCGTTATCTTCAGGCAAGGCGAAACGACATGA
- a CDS encoding GH32 C-terminal domain-containing protein has product MKKVFYKPKGGWVGDVIPFYDNGEYKLYYLHDQRVGGDYGNHTTWNLLTTKNGLDFEDYGVSLPNGSEADPDRNAYTGSVIKDPNGTYHLFYTGHNPNAEFCIDGKPLQVILKASGTDGIHWTKDVNFKLYGDAVIYEQFDWRDPFVFFNEERQEYWMLVTSRQMNSSEKRGGCIALLTSDDLVHWRYREPFYNPDKYITMECPDYFKMGAWHYLVYSTFSEKFVTHYKKSKSIEGVYTSPILDTFDGRGFYAAKTASDGQQRYAFGWVPSKQGANDYSDWEWAGTLVVHEIYPNDNGDLLVRMPQSIYEHFNTEVDVIPEAEKNCRHAGSQFELESHDGLAYRVFNELPSQVLIEASFTDWKETKDFGIALRTDKALDIGYFIKFDQFHNRVAFDMWPRTEPGFFQWQIAGDKPQMIELERPFQFVQHERITVKLILEDDILCLYVNDVIAMTTRVYNFKTGHIGFFANEGSVKVYDVKLKTAAKD; this is encoded by the coding sequence ATGAAAAAAGTATTTTACAAACCTAAAGGCGGATGGGTCGGAGATGTGATCCCATTCTACGACAATGGAGAGTATAAGCTCTACTATCTCCATGATCAAAGAGTCGGCGGAGATTACGGGAATCATACGACGTGGAATCTGCTCACAACCAAAAACGGCTTGGATTTTGAAGATTACGGAGTATCTCTACCCAACGGAAGTGAAGCCGATCCCGACCGGAACGCATATACCGGATCGGTGATTAAAGACCCGAATGGGACGTATCACCTTTTCTACACCGGGCACAATCCCAACGCCGAATTTTGCATTGACGGAAAGCCCTTACAAGTGATTTTGAAGGCAAGCGGTACCGATGGAATCCATTGGACGAAGGATGTAAATTTCAAGCTTTATGGAGACGCAGTTATTTATGAGCAATTTGATTGGCGCGATCCGTTTGTGTTTTTCAACGAAGAACGGCAAGAGTACTGGATGCTCGTCACTTCGAGGCAAATGAACTCTTCCGAAAAGAGAGGCGGTTGCATTGCTCTTCTCACTTCCGATGATCTGGTCCATTGGCGTTATCGGGAGCCGTTTTACAACCCGGACAAGTACATCACTATGGAATGTCCGGATTATTTCAAAATGGGAGCCTGGCACTACCTGGTCTACTCGACGTTCAGTGAAAAGTTTGTGACGCATTACAAAAAAAGCAAAAGCATCGAAGGCGTATATACCTCCCCTATTCTGGATACTTTTGACGGCAGAGGATTTTATGCAGCGAAAACGGCTTCGGATGGCCAACAAAGATACGCTTTTGGCTGGGTTCCTTCCAAGCAGGGTGCAAACGATTACAGTGACTGGGAATGGGCTGGAACCCTGGTCGTTCATGAGATTTATCCAAATGATAACGGCGATTTGCTCGTAAGAATGCCTCAGTCTATCTATGAGCATTTTAATACCGAAGTAGACGTTATTCCTGAAGCAGAGAAAAACTGTCGTCACGCTGGGAGCCAATTCGAACTAGAGTCTCACGATGGATTGGCTTACCGCGTATTCAATGAATTACCTTCCCAAGTCCTGATCGAAGCTTCGTTTACGGACTGGAAAGAGACCAAAGACTTCGGCATCGCGCTACGAACTGACAAAGCTCTCGACATAGGATATTTCATCAAATTTGATCAATTCCACAATCGAGTTGCATTCGATATGTGGCCAAGAACCGAACCCGGTTTTTTCCAATGGCAAATTGCTGGTGATAAACCGCAAATGATCGAACTGGAAAGACCGTTTCAGTTCGTCCAGCACGAGCGGATCACGGTAAAACTGATTTTGGAAGATGACATCTTGTGTCTGTATGTCAACGATGTCATTGCGATGACAACACGGGTCTATAACTTCAAAACCGGACACATCGGTTTTTTTGCGAACGAAGGCTCCGTTAAAGTCTATGACGTCAAGCTCAAGACAGCAGCAAAGGATTAG